The following proteins are encoded in a genomic region of Gemmatimonadota bacterium:
- a CDS encoding PAS domain S-box protein, translating to MSVERDSETIALTRVSQFGGALALLGILTALAWGIGESRWTEIVADGTRLMPGVALLFLAFGLAARSALLQREGVTTARYDVAGAALTFALLLQSAAWTLWQIGAPRLSLITRATDPDALLPLFYVEWQVLVPFGVIALLGLDRALYQRYGRRLLMGLGGLLAMLLLLLSGTALVSALLGAPLQWNDTTILPPASALAIALLGTSFAMRLQRTEWPRSVLVDREGKSAHLSFASTFGLVVLVFGGTVVVGFRVAYEQAAAAAQQEVRENLRVIVHARSRQVTTWLSERRGDAEIVTRAPVLANAVSALLANPRDARTRMQVTATFEAMRNAKGFTDITLFDRAGRLVLTVPASEEGLTAGDDSAIRRFSASQQTVAFEDLHRDAAGGHTHLAFYAAVGRAAGGAAEQQGVVRFQSNAAQSLFAVTHDWPFESETGEFVLGRTGPDSVEFLSDVRFDRGLAMTKKATNDPTTQLALVQMARSPGELTGRAVDYRQHAVLFAGIHVPRTPWVLLAKMDRDEVLTPVRRTFLLNLLLGLLVVVSLSYAVATQLTRGSHQALARELKLSRQIAAEAEARAASEARFGRAARATSDGIWEWNYRDASRYYSPRCEQLLGYEVGEMAAGGLRLMELIHPDDRARVQAALDAHAATDVPYAIDQRIRKKNGSYRWCHVRGELERDAEGMPLRFSGTVRDAEDQKQADLALRGALADAQRFRDALDHVPTVVFMKDTHGRYTYGNVPTLATLGVSADQLIGSDDRDYFPADAVARIQAVDEQVVRGEPATNEFESALNGESVTYLQVKTPIRVNGDSGAVTGLLGISVDITARKQQEARIRRLSEFYAAIAFANETMASSRSERELFEGICQAAVSYGKLQMAWIGVINEHTGNVVPVANVGDDNGYLQNVEISVDPHLPSGRGPTARAIRDRVPFWVQEFLHDPLTEHWLARAEKSGWKSSAALPLFRNGEAVGALTLYSSEPNVFDEEVRRLLVDMAANIGIALERFSNEKARLASEVALSISEKRLRLGLQTASTTVFNQDAQLRYVWIYHPQGLHLPSDPIVGATDAELFPADVAARITTTKQRVLQSGNAEREEFVIRRDGIVHVADMVIEPERDAGGTVIGIVGASVDVTARWDAERVLRLQGAALEAASSTILITDREGAIEWCNAAFTTTTGYTAEEALGRRTGDIANTEPQNRSAYERMWEAIREGRAWTGELVNQRKDGSLFTEDVTITPLRDDAGAITHFIAVKQDITERKSLEEQFRQSQKMESVGRLAGGVAHDFNNMLSVILGRTELALRQVEGTPKLKAGLNEIHSAALRSAELTRQLLAFARKQAVMPVVLDINVAVANSINLLKRLISEDVALDWQPSESVWPTYMDPGQVDQIMANLCVNARDAIMGHSDFAPASGFGTVMIATSNCRLDTEFCALHIDAQPGDYVRLTVRDNGCGMSSDVRARIFEPFFTTKSVGEGTGLGLATVYGAVKQSHGFILVTSAPNEGTSFDIYIPRHTGVMPRSLPQQQEEVEGGTETILLVEDEQQVLNLTKLALRELGYTVIGAGSPAEALRRSVEYQAPIHLLLTDVVMPGMNGRQLAEMLSESRPDMKILFMSGYSSQVGSGTPVLDAQAPSLAKPFTLAALALKVRSVVGSASAESER from the coding sequence ATGTCCGTTGAACGCGACAGCGAAACGATCGCTCTTACTCGTGTCTCCCAGTTCGGTGGAGCGCTCGCCCTGCTGGGGATCTTGACGGCGCTCGCGTGGGGCATCGGCGAATCGCGGTGGACGGAGATCGTCGCCGATGGCACACGGCTGATGCCGGGGGTGGCGCTGCTCTTTCTTGCGTTCGGGCTTGCGGCCCGATCCGCGCTCCTTCAGCGCGAAGGCGTTACGACGGCGCGGTATGATGTGGCCGGCGCTGCCCTCACGTTCGCGTTGCTGTTGCAAAGTGCGGCGTGGACCCTGTGGCAGATTGGTGCGCCGCGACTGTCGCTGATCACGCGCGCAACGGATCCAGACGCCCTGTTGCCGCTGTTCTATGTCGAGTGGCAAGTATTAGTGCCGTTCGGAGTGATCGCGTTGCTGGGGCTCGACCGTGCGCTCTACCAGCGGTATGGTCGGCGCCTGCTCATGGGCCTGGGGGGGCTCCTCGCGATGCTCCTCCTCCTCCTCAGCGGGACGGCCCTCGTGTCGGCCCTGTTGGGCGCGCCTTTACAGTGGAACGATACGACCATCCTTCCCCCGGCGAGCGCACTGGCGATTGCGTTGCTTGGCACGAGCTTCGCCATGCGTCTCCAGCGCACGGAGTGGCCGCGGAGCGTGCTGGTAGATCGCGAGGGCAAGTCGGCCCATTTGTCGTTCGCATCGACGTTCGGGCTCGTGGTGCTGGTGTTCGGCGGAACTGTTGTCGTCGGGTTTCGTGTCGCGTACGAGCAAGCGGCGGCCGCTGCGCAGCAAGAGGTACGCGAAAACCTGCGTGTCATTGTACACGCCAGGTCACGGCAGGTGACGACGTGGTTGAGCGAGCGCCGCGGGGACGCCGAGATCGTGACGCGCGCGCCGGTGTTGGCAAATGCTGTCAGCGCGCTGTTAGCGAACCCTCGCGATGCGCGCACGCGAATGCAGGTGACGGCGACGTTCGAAGCCATGCGAAATGCCAAAGGCTTCACAGACATCACCCTCTTTGATCGCGCGGGTCGACTGGTGCTGACCGTTCCCGCCAGTGAGGAAGGCTTGACCGCTGGCGACGATTCCGCGATACGCCGGTTCTCGGCATCCCAGCAAACGGTGGCGTTTGAAGACTTGCATCGCGACGCGGCTGGTGGGCACACGCACCTCGCCTTTTACGCTGCGGTTGGGCGAGCGGCCGGCGGGGCGGCGGAACAGCAAGGCGTCGTCCGCTTTCAGTCGAACGCGGCGCAAAGTCTATTTGCGGTCACACATGACTGGCCATTTGAGAGTGAGACCGGTGAGTTCGTGCTTGGGCGCACCGGTCCAGACAGTGTAGAGTTTTTGAGCGATGTGCGATTCGACCGCGGACTCGCGATGACGAAGAAGGCGACGAACGATCCGACGACGCAGCTGGCGCTCGTGCAGATGGCGCGCTCCCCGGGTGAACTCACCGGGCGGGCGGTGGATTACCGCCAGCATGCGGTGCTCTTCGCAGGCATCCACGTTCCACGGACGCCATGGGTGTTGCTGGCAAAGATGGACCGCGATGAAGTGTTAACGCCCGTGCGGCGCACGTTCTTGCTCAATCTGCTCCTTGGGCTGCTCGTCGTCGTGAGTCTGTCGTATGCCGTCGCCACGCAGTTGACGAGAGGGAGCCATCAGGCCCTCGCCCGCGAGTTGAAACTCTCTCGGCAAATAGCTGCGGAAGCAGAGGCTCGGGCGGCCAGTGAGGCCCGGTTCGGTCGTGCGGCGCGCGCCACCAGTGACGGGATTTGGGAGTGGAACTACCGCGACGCGTCGCGCTACTATTCGCCTCGGTGCGAGCAACTGCTGGGCTACGAGGTCGGCGAGATGGCGGCAGGCGGGCTCCGGCTGATGGAGTTGATCCACCCCGACGATCGTGCCCGTGTGCAAGCCGCGCTCGATGCGCACGCCGCGACCGATGTGCCGTACGCGATTGATCAGCGTATAAGGAAGAAAAACGGCTCCTACCGTTGGTGCCACGTCCGCGGTGAACTGGAGCGCGACGCCGAAGGAATGCCTCTTCGCTTTTCGGGAACCGTCCGAGACGCCGAAGATCAAAAACAGGCGGACCTCGCATTGCGGGGCGCCCTAGCGGACGCGCAACGCTTCCGGGACGCGCTCGATCACGTGCCGACCGTCGTGTTCATGAAAGACACGCACGGTCGGTACACCTACGGGAATGTGCCAACGCTCGCCACACTCGGCGTATCCGCCGACCAGTTGATTGGGTCTGATGATCGCGACTATTTCCCGGCCGACGCCGTCGCGCGCATTCAGGCGGTCGACGAGCAAGTCGTTCGTGGTGAGCCGGCGACCAATGAGTTCGAGTCCGCTCTGAATGGCGAGTCCGTCACGTATTTGCAGGTCAAGACCCCCATCCGCGTGAACGGTGATAGCGGAGCGGTGACGGGCCTCCTCGGAATCTCCGTCGATATCACCGCGCGCAAGCAGCAAGAGGCACGCATCCGTCGCCTCAGCGAGTTCTACGCCGCAATTGCCTTTGCCAACGAGACGATGGCGTCGAGCCGCAGTGAAAGGGAGTTGTTTGAGGGCATCTGCCAGGCGGCGGTGAGTTACGGAAAGTTGCAAATGGCGTGGATCGGCGTGATCAACGAGCACACGGGGAACGTAGTTCCAGTCGCGAACGTCGGGGACGACAACGGCTACTTGCAGAATGTCGAAATCTCGGTCGATCCTCACCTGCCATCGGGCAGGGGGCCAACCGCGCGCGCTATTCGTGACCGTGTTCCGTTCTGGGTGCAAGAGTTTCTGCACGACCCCCTGACGGAGCACTGGCTGGCGCGCGCGGAGAAAAGTGGATGGAAGTCGAGCGCCGCGCTTCCCCTGTTCAGGAACGGTGAGGCGGTGGGCGCTCTGACGCTCTACTCGTCGGAGCCGAATGTCTTCGATGAAGAAGTGCGGCGACTGCTTGTCGATATGGCCGCCAATATCGGCATCGCCCTCGAACGCTTCAGCAACGAAAAAGCGCGTTTGGCGTCGGAAGTGGCGCTGAGCATCTCTGAAAAGCGTCTCCGGCTCGGACTGCAAACGGCGAGCACCACCGTCTTCAATCAGGACGCACAGTTGCGGTACGTGTGGATCTACCATCCACAGGGGCTGCACCTGCCATCCGATCCAATTGTCGGCGCCACGGACGCCGAGCTGTTCCCGGCGGATGTGGCCGCGCGGATCACCACGACCAAACAGCGCGTGTTGCAGAGTGGGAACGCGGAGCGCGAGGAGTTCGTGATTCGCCGGGACGGAATCGTGCATGTCGCCGACATGGTGATTGAACCGGAACGTGACGCGGGCGGCACGGTCATTGGAATCGTCGGAGCCTCGGTGGACGTGACCGCGCGTTGGGACGCCGAACGGGTACTCCGTTTGCAAGGCGCCGCCCTTGAAGCGGCGTCCAGCACCATTCTGATCACCGACCGCGAGGGCGCGATTGAGTGGTGCAACGCAGCGTTCACCACCACCACCGGATACACCGCGGAAGAAGCGCTCGGGCGCCGGACCGGCGACATCGCAAATACGGAGCCACAGAATCGGTCCGCGTACGAGCGGATGTGGGAGGCGATTCGTGAAGGTCGTGCGTGGACTGGCGAGTTGGTCAATCAACGCAAGGATGGATCACTCTTTACCGAAGACGTTACGATCACGCCGCTTCGTGACGACGCCGGCGCGATTACCCATTTTATCGCGGTAAAACAGGACATCACCGAGCGAAAATCTCTCGAGGAACAGTTCCGGCAATCGCAGAAAATGGAATCGGTCGGGCGGTTGGCCGGCGGCGTGGCGCACGACTTTAACAATATGTTGAGCGTCATTCTTGGCCGTACAGAGCTCGCCCTTCGGCAAGTGGAGGGAACGCCCAAGTTGAAAGCGGGCCTCAACGAAATTCATTCCGCCGCGCTACGATCGGCTGAACTCACGCGGCAGTTGCTCGCGTTCGCGCGCAAACAAGCGGTGATGCCCGTCGTGCTGGATATTAATGTGGCAGTGGCGAACTCTATCAACTTGCTCAAGCGACTCATCAGCGAGGATGTGGCGCTAGACTGGCAACCGAGCGAATCCGTCTGGCCAACCTATATGGATCCGGGGCAGGTGGATCAGATCATGGCCAACCTGTGCGTGAACGCACGAGACGCCATCATGGGTCACAGCGACTTCGCCCCCGCGTCTGGCTTTGGTACGGTGATGATTGCGACCTCCAACTGTCGACTCGACACCGAGTTCTGCGCGTTACACATCGACGCCCAGCCGGGTGACTACGTGCGATTGACCGTTCGCGACAACGGCTGCGGTATGTCGAGCGACGTGCGGGCGCGAATCTTCGAGCCGTTCTTTACCACGAAATCCGTGGGCGAGGGCACCGGACTTGGCCTCGCGACCGTGTACGGCGCGGTGAAGCAGAGTCACGGATTTATCCTCGTGACCAGTGCGCCTAACGAGGGCACGAGCTTCGATATCTATATCCCGCGGCACACCGGCGTGATGCCGAGAAGCCTTCCACAGCAACAGGAAGAGGTCGAAGGGGGCACGGAAACCATCCTACTCGTTGAGGACGAACAGCAGGTTCTCAACCTCACCAAGTTGGCCCTGCGCGAACTTGGCTACACTGTCATCGGTGCGGGCAGCCCCGCCGAGGCACTCCGTCGTTCCGTGGAGTACCAGGCGCCGATCCACCTCTTGCTCACCGATGTGGTTATGCCAGGGATGAATGGCCGGCAACTCGCAGAAATGCTCTCGGAGAGCCGCCCGGACATGAAGATCCTTTTCATGTCGGGTTATTCGTCCCAAGTGGGGTCGGGGACGCCCGTGCTCGATGCGCAGGCTCCCTCTCTGGCCAAGCCATTCACACTGGCGGCACTGGCGCTGAAAGTGCGCAGCGTCGTTGGGAGCGCGTCGGCGGAGTCAGAGCGGTAG
- a CDS encoding EAL domain-containing response regulator produces MTDDFSALRVLIVDDQVHVRKFVRDQLLMFNVTQVEEASSGRAALQTVTAPGAAFDLILCDLRMPEMDGIETIRTMGKLGLQCTVAILSVEDERVIESAGLLATLGGLHIVGEVSKPLTADKLEAVLRRTTEVAAPPPEDAPVISEAEVAEALERKAMEIHYQPRIVMRSGVCVGAEALVRWTHPTHGVIRSDALLALAERSSSQLSTLTQFILREAVAACARWQADGREIGVSVNLSPKVLGQLDLPEFIEQLAREHKVQPARITIEVGETTIGSDLATLIDVAARLRIKGFRLALNDFTGVHSGIEEILKIPFGELKLSRECVDGCSRSDSKRAMVEAGLALARSLKLATVCAGVASRPDWNLLDELGCEVGQGNFIAHAMPEAGLGIWVTQWMMHNQ; encoded by the coding sequence ATGACTGACGACTTCTCCGCACTCCGCGTACTCATCGTTGACGACCAAGTCCACGTGCGCAAGTTTGTGCGCGACCAACTGCTCATGTTCAATGTGACGCAGGTCGAGGAGGCGTCGAGCGGCCGCGCCGCGCTCCAGACGGTGACGGCGCCTGGCGCGGCATTCGACCTCATCCTCTGCGATCTGCGGATGCCGGAGATGGACGGCATCGAGACCATTCGCACCATGGGCAAGCTGGGTTTGCAGTGCACGGTCGCCATTCTCAGCGTTGAGGACGAGCGCGTCATTGAAAGTGCCGGCCTGCTGGCCACGCTCGGTGGTCTCCATATTGTCGGCGAGGTCTCCAAGCCGCTTACGGCGGACAAGCTTGAGGCGGTACTGCGGAGAACCACGGAAGTTGCGGCACCGCCTCCCGAGGACGCACCGGTGATTTCCGAAGCCGAGGTCGCTGAGGCACTCGAGCGAAAAGCGATGGAAATTCACTATCAGCCGAGAATCGTGATGCGGAGTGGCGTGTGCGTCGGCGCCGAGGCCCTCGTACGGTGGACGCATCCCACACACGGCGTCATTCGGTCCGACGCCTTGCTCGCGCTCGCCGAACGGTCGAGCTCGCAGTTGAGCACGCTCACTCAATTTATTTTGCGCGAAGCCGTGGCGGCTTGCGCCCGCTGGCAGGCCGATGGACGCGAGATCGGCGTGTCGGTGAATCTGTCGCCCAAGGTACTGGGGCAACTCGATCTCCCCGAGTTCATTGAGCAGTTGGCGCGCGAACACAAAGTGCAACCGGCGCGGATCACGATCGAAGTAGGCGAAACGACCATTGGAAGCGATCTCGCCACCCTGATTGACGTGGCCGCACGGCTGCGTATCAAGGGATTCCGGCTCGCGCTCAACGACTTCACCGGCGTGCATTCCGGCATCGAAGAAATCCTCAAGATTCCGTTTGGTGAGTTAAAGTTGTCGCGCGAGTGCGTGGACGGTTGTTCCAGGTCCGACAGCAAGCGCGCCATGGTCGAAGCGGGCCTCGCCCTTGCGCGAAGTCTCAAGCTCGCGACGGTATGCGCGGGTGTGGCCAGTCGCCCAGACTGGAATCTGCTCGACGAACTCGGATGCGAAGTGGGACAAGGCAACTTTATTGCGCATGCCATGCCGGAGGCGGGACTCGGGATTTGGGTCACGCAATGGATGATGCACAACCAATAA
- a CDS encoding PAS domain-containing protein: MTTAAPVFTGEALPAVLVAAWQDAPYAVAFVDTELCARWVNPAFTALTGRPYADHLGRTLAALLPTSHPSLEDRARESLQRGVAVSGVRVEAVSGDALTHRLRATIHPVYDSDRTRVGACVMCTDISDESRLVEELWHAQKQAAASQLANVFAHDFNNLLVVIQGYCELLAMKASDETLKDRLGRIHSAAEAAAGLSRQLLALSRRSAGAISAIDLNLLLRTLRAAVERALPPNINKSFLLDESLGLVLADAGQIEQVVMTLVLQAIGAMPTGGTLKVETANTTVSDSNVMAGVLVAGEYVRLSVSNSGAAMSATELATLFEPEVPPASPDVWTGIGLLAVRSIVRALHGELQVESVPEHGTRYTVWLPRQIAATVAAMPAIPPTPGARAISVLFVEPDALVRDAISAGLAEHGFEVAVASTVNEALRIAASPTTTVDVLVTSDVFADGDGRMLAVECKRMLPGVRMLVVTSGTTRTQQGAGSDSVAWPLLAKPYTLQDVVRTIYATLYPASAGTIE; this comes from the coding sequence ATGACGACCGCTGCTCCGGTTTTCACAGGGGAGGCGCTCCCTGCCGTGCTAGTGGCGGCGTGGCAGGACGCGCCGTATGCGGTCGCGTTCGTGGATACCGAGTTGTGCGCCCGCTGGGTGAATCCCGCGTTTACGGCGCTCACGGGCCGTCCATACGCGGATCATCTTGGGCGCACGTTGGCGGCATTGCTCCCGACCTCGCATCCCTCACTGGAAGATCGGGCGCGCGAGTCATTGCAACGTGGGGTGGCGGTCAGCGGTGTGCGCGTGGAAGCCGTTTCGGGTGACGCACTGACTCACCGGCTCCGTGCCACCATCCATCCAGTGTACGATAGCGATCGCACGCGCGTCGGTGCGTGCGTGATGTGCACGGACATTTCGGACGAGAGCCGATTGGTCGAGGAGCTCTGGCACGCGCAGAAGCAGGCGGCCGCCAGTCAGCTCGCCAATGTGTTTGCGCACGATTTCAATAATCTGCTCGTCGTGATTCAAGGCTATTGCGAACTGCTGGCGATGAAAGCGAGCGACGAGACGTTGAAAGACCGGCTGGGCCGAATCCATTCGGCGGCGGAAGCGGCGGCAGGGCTTTCGCGTCAGTTGCTGGCGCTCAGCCGCCGGAGCGCCGGCGCCATAAGTGCGATTGATCTGAATCTGCTCCTCCGTACGCTGCGTGCGGCGGTCGAGCGCGCCTTACCTCCGAATATCAATAAATCATTTCTGCTCGACGAATCCCTCGGCCTCGTGCTGGCCGACGCCGGCCAGATTGAACAAGTGGTGATGACGCTGGTGCTGCAGGCCATCGGGGCGATGCCGACGGGTGGCACGCTCAAGGTGGAGACCGCGAATACCACGGTGAGTGATTCGAACGTGATGGCAGGGGTCCTCGTGGCGGGGGAGTACGTGCGGCTCTCGGTGAGCAACTCCGGAGCCGCAATGAGTGCTACGGAGCTCGCAACACTCTTTGAGCCGGAAGTCCCACCCGCTTCGCCCGACGTGTGGACTGGTATTGGACTGCTCGCCGTGCGTAGCATCGTGCGCGCGTTGCACGGAGAGCTTCAGGTGGAAAGTGTCCCAGAGCACGGAACGAGGTACACCGTATGGTTGCCGAGGCAGATCGCGGCGACGGTGGCCGCGATGCCAGCGATACCGCCGACTCCGGGTGCCCGCGCGATTTCCGTGCTCTTTGTAGAGCCCGACGCGCTCGTGCGTGACGCGATCTCTGCCGGACTAGCCGAGCACGGTTTTGAGGTGGCGGTCGCGTCTACCGTCAACGAAGCGCTTCGGATTGCCGCCTCGCCCACAACGACCGTGGATGTGCTGGTGACAAGTGATGTGTTTGCCGACGGCGATGGCCGAATGCTGGCCGTCGAATGCAAACGGATGCTCCCCGGCGTGCGTATGCTCGTCGTCACGAGTGGCACAACGCGTACGCAGCAAGGGGCCGGCTCTGACTCAGTGGCCTGGCCGTTGCTGGCAAAGCCATACACGCTGCAGGACGTCGTGCGCACCATTTACGCCACGCTGTATCCCGCGTCAGCGGGAACGATCGAATAA
- a CDS encoding EAL domain-containing response regulator, translating to MPPIPLAQYAALVIDDQEEVREYVRLVLETLGVGRVVTVGSGREALAAVTVPGTQFDLILCDLQMPESDGVETLRALAAVGIEAWVVVMSVEEPRILETAGMLAAAQGLHVLGAVRKPVDLRRMASLLSQMTTAAATPQRAAVVAPTGDLPEAFRRGEMHLHYQPKVHMKSGRFSSAEALVRWQHPTLGLILPGAFVPFLESSTEFADQLNDYALQAAISCAGRWRADGRDLAVAVNLSASAFDKLDLPERIEAMARDANVPNDRITLELTETQVARDANRMSEVSTRLRLKRFNLSVDDFGTGNSGLSHLRQLPFNEIKIDRGFVHGCSTSFTQRSVVEASLALARDLGMTSVAEGVETREDWNLLAELGCDMVQGYYVARPMSELGLTQWVPQWQGRVA from the coding sequence ATGCCCCCCATTCCGTTGGCCCAATACGCGGCACTGGTCATTGACGACCAGGAAGAAGTGCGCGAATACGTGCGGCTCGTACTCGAGACGCTCGGCGTGGGGCGCGTGGTGACGGTTGGCAGCGGACGAGAGGCGTTGGCGGCCGTAACGGTGCCGGGCACACAGTTTGATCTGATCCTCTGCGATTTGCAGATGCCGGAGTCTGACGGCGTTGAGACGCTGCGGGCCCTTGCCGCCGTGGGAATTGAGGCGTGGGTGGTGGTGATGAGCGTTGAGGAACCGCGCATTCTCGAGACGGCGGGCATGTTGGCGGCGGCCCAAGGGCTACATGTGCTCGGCGCGGTGCGAAAGCCGGTAGACCTTCGCCGCATGGCGTCGCTCCTCTCGCAAATGACGACGGCCGCTGCCACGCCACAGCGCGCCGCCGTGGTGGCTCCGACGGGCGATCTCCCCGAGGCGTTTCGTCGCGGCGAGATGCACCTGCACTATCAGCCGAAGGTGCACATGAAGTCCGGCCGGTTCAGCTCGGCCGAAGCCCTCGTGCGATGGCAGCATCCCACGCTCGGACTCATTCTGCCAGGCGCCTTTGTTCCGTTCCTCGAGAGCTCAACGGAGTTCGCCGACCAGCTCAATGACTATGCGCTCCAGGCGGCCATTAGCTGTGCGGGGCGATGGCGCGCGGATGGACGAGACCTCGCGGTCGCGGTGAATCTCTCGGCGAGCGCCTTCGACAAGCTGGACCTTCCCGAGCGCATTGAGGCGATGGCGCGCGACGCCAACGTGCCGAATGATCGCATCACGCTCGAGCTCACGGAGACGCAGGTCGCACGCGATGCGAACCGAATGTCTGAAGTATCTACCCGGCTACGACTCAAGCGGTTCAATCTCTCCGTGGATGATTTCGGCACTGGGAATTCCGGTCTCTCGCACTTACGACAGTTGCCATTCAACGAGATCAAAATTGATCGCGGCTTTGTGCACGGTTGTTCTACGTCGTTTACGCAGCGATCAGTGGTGGAGGCGAGCCTCGCGCTTGCGCGCGATCTCGGGATGACATCAGTGGCAGAGGGTGTGGAAACACGAGAGGACTGGAATCTGTTGGCTGAACTCGGGTGCGATATGGTGCAGGGCTACTATGTGGCGCGGCCCATGTCAGAGTTAGGACTCACACAGTGGGTGCCGCAGTGGCAGGGTCGGGTCGCGTGA
- a CDS encoding diguanylate cyclase, producing MPPRIPLAPARSPEDRVVPPRALVISLMAFAVPVVAVLSFPDFTNAGFGTLVWLPALIPAFLLAYYRGLRGVAVALAGGMAVITATQVSVVAFDIAEPNWSLLLAIVLVYLVVSIGIAVLAEALNRERRSAEDMALVDRLTGLPNRRQLDVALETAFAAAERGHPITVVVFDLDHFKRVNDTHGHAAGDDALRQFGEVLRDNTRGQDLSARFGGEEFVSVLRASEAASATVFAERVLHQMRERQFAWGRQTVSAGIAVHQPGMGSYEVLLAAADRALYTSKSEGRDRVTTAAEFAVPTPESTAIVTPMKAGEATPSKERLFVVDDDREVRESVRLALAGEGYDVWETDDPKEAIRHFAAVGEARRPAAIVTDVIMPGMTGMTMIDQITAITPAVRVIYMSGYVHGPVSWAGAPGAVVAFLDKPFTVNALLSTVDEVLHRALEARLTARP from the coding sequence ATGCCCCCACGAATTCCACTCGCGCCCGCCCGCAGTCCGGAAGACCGGGTCGTGCCGCCGCGCGCGCTCGTGATTTCCCTCATGGCGTTTGCCGTGCCCGTGGTGGCCGTGTTGAGCTTTCCGGATTTCACCAATGCGGGGTTCGGAACGCTCGTGTGGCTCCCCGCACTGATCCCCGCGTTTCTGCTCGCGTACTATCGCGGGCTCCGTGGTGTTGCCGTGGCACTCGCCGGCGGCATGGCGGTGATCACGGCAACGCAGGTGAGCGTGGTGGCATTCGACATTGCCGAACCCAACTGGTCGCTCTTGCTGGCGATTGTGCTGGTGTATCTCGTGGTATCGATTGGCATTGCCGTGCTCGCGGAGGCGCTCAACCGTGAGCGGCGGTCGGCGGAGGATATGGCGCTTGTTGACCGACTGACGGGCTTGCCCAACCGCCGGCAGTTGGATGTGGCACTTGAGACGGCGTTCGCCGCCGCGGAACGCGGGCATCCGATCACGGTGGTGGTGTTCGATCTGGACCACTTCAAACGCGTCAACGATACCCACGGTCACGCCGCAGGTGATGACGCGTTGCGCCAGTTTGGGGAGGTGCTGCGTGACAATACGCGCGGGCAGGACCTGTCGGCGCGTTTTGGCGGAGAAGAGTTTGTGTCGGTGTTGCGGGCGAGCGAGGCGGCATCGGCGACGGTGTTTGCCGAGCGCGTGTTGCACCAAATGCGCGAACGGCAATTTGCGTGGGGCCGGCAGACGGTGAGCGCGGGTATTGCGGTGCATCAGCCGGGGATGGGGTCATATGAGGTACTCCTCGCCGCCGCTGATCGGGCGTTGTACACCTCCAAGAGTGAGGGACGCGATCGTGTCACCACCGCAGCGGAGTTCGCCGTGCCAACGCCGGAGTCGACAGCGATCGTGACGCCGATGAAAGCAGGCGAGGCGACGCCAAGCAAGGAACGTCTCTTTGTCGTGGATGACGACCGTGAGGTACGCGAATCGGTCCGGCTGGCGCTCGCGGGCGAAGGGTATGACGTGTGGGAGACGGACGATCCCAAGGAGGCGATCCGCCACTTTGCTGCGGTGGGTGAGGCGCGACGTCCTGCAGCGATCGTGACAGACGTGATCATGCCGGGCATGACCGGGATGACGATGATCGACCAGATCACGGCCATCACACCGGCTGTGCGCGTGATCTACATGTCCGGCTACGTGCACGGTCCCGTATCCTGGGCCGGAGCGCCCGGGGCGGTCGTGGCATTTCTGGACAAACCATTCACGGTCAATGCGTTGCTCTCGACCGTCGACGAGGTACTACACCGTGCGCTGGAGGCGCGGCTGACGGCTAGACCGTAG
- a CDS encoding response regulator, with amino-acid sequence MAKILLVDDEFAVRELLAEVLELDAHLVTQADDGASAIAAVERELFDLVVTDLVMPDKEGIETIMEIRQRWPALKIIAMSGGGRGDAADYLDMAASLGAAATLQKPFSSQLLLDTVAQVLATPPADSPSSPR; translated from the coding sequence ATGGCGAAGATTCTGCTGGTAGACGACGAATTCGCGGTTCGCGAACTCTTGGCCGAGGTGCTGGAACTCGATGCGCACCTCGTCACGCAGGCCGACGACGGCGCATCCGCCATTGCGGCGGTCGAGCGTGAGTTGTTTGATCTCGTGGTCACGGATCTTGTGATGCCAGACAAAGAGGGCATTGAGACCATCATGGAAATCCGGCAACGGTGGCCGGCGTTGAAGATCATTGCGATGTCCGGCGGTGGGCGGGGCGACGCCGCCGACTATCTCGACATGGCGGCCTCACTCGGTGCAGCGGCCACCTTGCAAAAGCCATTCTCGTCGCAGCTGTTGCTCGATACCGTAGCGCAGGTGCTGGCCACGCCGCCGGCGGACTCTCCCTCGTCACCGCGGTAG